From the Leifsonia sp. AG29 genome, one window contains:
- a CDS encoding DUF1918 domain-containing protein, translated as MQAVAGDFIVISSKHDDEPNRVGMIQEVHGEDGAPPYVVKWEDNGHTTTLFPGPDAHIEHRPEDITGVHP; from the coding sequence ATGCAAGCCGTAGCCGGAGACTTCATCGTGATCTCGTCGAAGCACGACGACGAACCGAACCGCGTGGGCATGATCCAGGAGGTGCACGGCGAGGACGGCGCGCCGCCTTACGTCGTCAAGTGGGAGGACAACGGCCACACGACCACGCTCTTCCCGGGCCCCGACGCCCACATCGAGCACCGGCCGGAGGACATCACGGGCGTGCACCCGTAG
- a CDS encoding glycerol-3-phosphate responsive antiterminator, with protein sequence MHGTISEPRPAAVDDSRIDELLGLHPVIASVKDAAGLRAAASAPCPVVFVLFGTVMTIPGIVAALKKAGKTVFVDVDLLDGFASKPVVVDFLKAHTAADGVLSTKTTMVQAARKNGLLAVHRIFLVDSLSYNNLPKQVKVSEPDAVMILPGCMPRVTAWVREETALPLIAGGLVCDKEDVIAALGAGANVIASSNQAVWFM encoded by the coding sequence GTGCACGGAACGATAAGCGAACCCAGGCCGGCCGCAGTCGACGATTCCCGCATCGACGAACTGCTCGGTCTTCACCCGGTGATCGCCAGCGTCAAGGACGCGGCCGGATTGCGCGCCGCCGCGTCTGCGCCCTGCCCGGTCGTCTTCGTTCTCTTCGGGACCGTCATGACCATCCCGGGAATCGTGGCCGCGCTCAAGAAGGCGGGGAAGACGGTCTTCGTCGATGTGGATCTTCTCGACGGCTTTGCGAGCAAGCCCGTGGTCGTCGACTTCCTCAAGGCGCACACGGCCGCTGACGGTGTCCTGAGCACGAAGACCACGATGGTCCAGGCCGCGAGAAAGAACGGGCTTCTCGCCGTGCACCGGATCTTCCTCGTCGATTCACTGAGCTACAACAACCTCCCCAAACAGGTGAAGGTGTCGGAACCGGATGCGGTGATGATCCTGCCGGGCTGCATGCCGAGGGTGACCGCATGGGTGCGCGAGGAGACGGCGCTCCCGCTCATCGCCGGCGGCCTGGTGTGCGATAAGGAGGATGTGATCGCCGCGCTGGGGGCGGGTGCGAATGTCATCGCCTCGTCCAATCAGGCCGTCTGGTTCATGTGA